Proteins found in one Streptomyces sp. NBC_00461 genomic segment:
- a CDS encoding SDR family oxidoreductase: MSRVGLDGQVAVVTGAARGVGELLARKLSARGAKVALVGLEPDALKQVSERLHGDSDHWYADVTDHEAMARVAREVKERFGKVDLVVANAGVATGGPFVDSDPEAWRRVIEVNLIGSAVTARAFLPVLMESRGYLLQIASLAAITPAPMMTAYCASKSGVEAYAHSLRAEVGHKGVRVGVGYLSWTDTDMVRGADQDEVMRELRQRLPWPSNKTYPLGPAVDRLVAGIERRSSHVYGQWWLRGMQGVRGYLPGLIGTVGQREMKRFGTRLEGMRSGLVGAGGAADEESRATHRS, translated from the coding sequence ATGAGCAGGGTGGGTCTGGACGGGCAGGTCGCGGTCGTCACAGGTGCCGCGCGCGGTGTCGGGGAGCTGCTCGCCCGCAAGCTGTCCGCGCGCGGCGCCAAGGTGGCGCTGGTCGGGCTTGAGCCGGACGCCCTCAAGCAGGTCTCCGAGCGGCTGCACGGCGACAGCGACCACTGGTACGCCGATGTGACGGACCATGAGGCGATGGCGCGGGTGGCGCGCGAGGTCAAGGAGCGGTTCGGGAAGGTCGACCTCGTGGTCGCGAACGCGGGTGTCGCGACCGGCGGTCCCTTCGTCGACTCCGATCCGGAGGCCTGGCGGCGGGTGATCGAGGTCAATCTGATCGGGTCGGCGGTCACGGCGCGGGCGTTCTTGCCGGTGCTGATGGAGAGCCGCGGCTATCTGCTGCAGATCGCGTCGCTCGCCGCGATCACCCCGGCGCCCATGATGACCGCGTACTGCGCCTCCAAGTCCGGTGTGGAGGCGTACGCGCACAGCCTGCGGGCCGAGGTCGGCCACAAGGGCGTGCGGGTCGGGGTCGGTTACCTGTCATGGACCGACACGGACATGGTGCGGGGCGCCGATCAGGACGAGGTCATGAGGGAGCTGCGGCAGCGGCTGCCGTGGCCGTCCAACAAGACGTATCCGCTGGGGCCCGCGGTGGACCGGCTCGTCGCCGGGATCGAGCGGCGGTCGAGCCATGTGTACGGGCAGTGGTGGCTGCGCGGGATGCAGGGCGTGCGGGGGTATCTGCCGGGCTTGATCGGGACGGTGGGGCAGCGGGAGATGAAGCGGTTCGGGACGCGGTTGGAAGGCATGCGATCGGGGCTCGTCGGTGCAGGTGGGGCGGCGGACGAGGAGTCCCGCGCTACGCACCGTAGTTGA
- a CDS encoding alpha/beta fold hydrolase produces MSRLMSVSSGPYAPPAPARELVAESADGARLHVEVHGPVENSAAPAVVLAHGWTCSTAFWAAQIRDLAADHRVIAYDQRGHGRSPASPACSTEALADDLEAVLEATLAPGEKAVVVGHSMGGMTVMAASGRAVFREHAVAVLLCSTGSSRLVAESTVVPLRPGRLRTWLTRHILGVRAPLGPVTPLARRILKYGTMGPGSAPHMVEACARIVHACPRKVRHTWSKVLHLLDLDHGVRELRVPTVVVVGTADRLTPPVQARALVAALPNCVGSTELPGLGHMTPVEAPELVTGRIRELVTTYATIKEGA; encoded by the coding sequence GTGAGCCGGCTCATGAGTGTTTCCTCCGGGCCGTACGCCCCGCCCGCCCCTGCCCGTGAGCTCGTCGCGGAATCGGCCGACGGCGCCCGTCTGCACGTGGAGGTGCACGGACCCGTCGAAAACAGCGCCGCGCCCGCCGTCGTCCTCGCCCACGGCTGGACCTGTTCCACCGCCTTCTGGGCCGCGCAGATACGGGACCTCGCGGCCGACCATCGCGTCATCGCCTACGACCAGCGCGGCCACGGACGCAGTCCGGCGAGCCCGGCGTGCAGTACGGAGGCGCTCGCGGACGACCTCGAAGCCGTCCTGGAAGCGACCCTGGCGCCCGGGGAGAAGGCCGTGGTCGTCGGCCATTCCATGGGCGGCATGACGGTGATGGCGGCGTCCGGCAGAGCCGTCTTCCGGGAACACGCGGTCGCCGTCCTGCTGTGCAGCACGGGTTCCTCGCGGCTGGTCGCCGAGTCGACGGTCGTCCCCCTCCGGCCCGGTCGGCTGCGGACCTGGCTGACCAGGCACATCCTCGGGGTGCGGGCGCCGCTCGGGCCGGTCACGCCCCTCGCGCGGCGGATCCTCAAGTACGGGACGATGGGGCCTGGTTCGGCGCCGCACATGGTGGAGGCGTGCGCGCGGATCGTGCACGCGTGTCCCCGCAAGGTGCGCCACACCTGGTCGAAGGTGCTCCATCTGCTCGATCTCGACCATGGAGTACGGGAGTTGAGGGTGCCGACTGTCGTGGTCGTCGGGACCGCCGACCGGCTCACGCCGCCCGTGCAGGCGCGGGCGCTGGTCGCCGCGCTGCCGAACTGCGTGGGCAGCACCGAACTGCCGGGGCTCGGCCACATGACCCCGGTGGAGGCGCCGGAGCTGGTCACGGGCCGGATCCGGGAACTCGTGACGACGTACGCAACCATCAAGGAGGGCGCATGA
- a CDS encoding flavin-containing monooxygenase: MAEHEHVRVAVIGSGFGGLGAAVRLRREGITDFVVLERADSVGGTWRDNSYPGCACDVPSHLYSFSFAPNPDWPRTFSGQQHIRAYLEHVTDVFHLRPHLRFNSEVKMMTWDGEKLRWEIETSGGRLSADIVVSATGPLSDPRIPEIPGLDSFPGKVFHSARWDHDHDLRGKRVAMVGTGASAIQIVPSIQPDVARLTLFQRTPPWVMPRVDRAISGAERALHRALPFTSRVRRGLLWGMRELQVQAFTKHPDELGFIEQLAKRNMARAIKDPALRAKLTPDYRIGCKRILLSSAYYPALARPNVDVVASGLSEIRGSTVVAADGTEAEVDAIIFGTGFHVTDMPIADRVVGADGRTLAEAWKGGMEALRGASAAGFPNWMTIIGPNTGLGNSSMILMIESQLNYMADFVRQLGVLGGRAALDARPGAVAAWNRRVQERMKRTVWNTGGCTSWYLDASGRNTTIWPGTTTEFRRATRQVDLTEYELLRVPAKSGDSGDSGESAKSVGVDA, from the coding sequence ATGGCCGAGCACGAACATGTACGCGTGGCGGTGATCGGGTCCGGGTTCGGCGGGCTTGGGGCCGCCGTGCGGCTGCGGCGCGAGGGGATCACCGACTTCGTCGTGCTGGAGCGGGCCGACAGCGTCGGCGGGACCTGGCGGGACAACAGCTATCCGGGGTGTGCCTGCGATGTGCCGTCCCATCTGTACTCGTTCTCCTTCGCGCCCAATCCCGACTGGCCGCGCACCTTCTCGGGCCAGCAGCACATCCGGGCCTATCTGGAGCACGTCACGGACGTCTTCCACCTCCGGCCGCACCTTCGCTTCAACTCCGAAGTGAAGATGATGACCTGGGACGGCGAGAAGCTGCGCTGGGAGATCGAGACCAGCGGCGGGCGGCTGTCCGCGGACATCGTCGTCTCCGCCACCGGGCCGCTCTCCGACCCCAGGATCCCCGAGATCCCGGGGCTCGACTCCTTCCCCGGCAAGGTCTTCCACTCCGCCCGCTGGGACCATGACCACGACCTGCGCGGCAAGCGCGTCGCGATGGTGGGAACCGGCGCCTCCGCCATCCAGATCGTGCCCAGCATTCAGCCGGACGTCGCCCGGCTGACCCTCTTCCAGCGCACCCCGCCCTGGGTCATGCCCCGCGTGGACCGCGCCATCAGCGGTGCGGAGCGGGCGCTGCACCGTGCGCTGCCGTTCACCTCGCGGGTCCGGCGCGGACTGCTGTGGGGGATGCGGGAGTTGCAGGTCCAGGCGTTCACCAAGCACCCCGACGAGCTGGGTTTCATCGAGCAGTTGGCCAAGCGGAACATGGCGCGGGCCATCAAGGACCCGGCCCTGCGCGCCAAGCTCACCCCCGACTACCGCATCGGCTGCAAGCGGATCCTGCTGAGCAGTGCGTACTATCCGGCACTCGCCCGTCCGAACGTCGACGTCGTGGCGAGCGGGTTGAGCGAGATCCGCGGTTCGACCGTCGTCGCCGCCGACGGGACGGAGGCCGAGGTCGACGCGATCATCTTCGGTACTGGATTCCACGTCACCGACATGCCGATCGCCGACCGGGTCGTGGGCGCCGACGGCAGGACTCTCGCCGAGGCCTGGAAGGGCGGGATGGAGGCCCTGCGCGGAGCCTCCGCGGCCGGGTTCCCCAACTGGATGACCATCATCGGGCCCAACACCGGGCTCGGGAACTCCTCGATGATCCTGATGATCGAGTCGCAGCTCAACTACATGGCGGATTTCGTACGGCAGTTGGGGGTTCTCGGGGGGCGTGCCGCCCTCGACGCCCGGCCCGGTGCCGTCGCCGCCTGGAACCGGCGGGTGCAGGAGCGCATGAAGCGGACGGTGTGGAACACCGGCGGCTGCACCAGCTGGTACCTCGACGCGAGCGGTCGTAACACCACCATCTGGCCCGGTACGACGACCGAGTTCCGGCGGGCCACCCGGCAGGTGGATCTCACGGAGTACGAACTCCTGCGCGTTCCCGCCAAGAGCGGGGACAGCGGGGACAGCGGGGAGAGTGCGAAGAGCGTGGGGGTGGACGCGTGA
- a CDS encoding MerR family transcriptional regulator, whose translation MEELAGLAGITVRTLRFYRERKLIPPPRREGRIAWYDDHHLARLRTIAALLERGHTLTGIAELAEALDHGRDMAAVLGVTPTEEEPVRLTPEELAARFEGEVTPDNLAAAMELGYLGTDGDEIVHISRRLLDVSSALVREGIPLAEVLKAGARVREHADALAEMFAELVLHYAHEDDLQRLRPLARSVVEAELSLALDRRLRKPDLSTD comes from the coding sequence ATGGAGGAGCTGGCCGGGCTGGCCGGCATCACGGTGCGCACCCTGCGCTTCTACCGCGAACGCAAGCTGATCCCGCCGCCCCGCCGCGAGGGCCGCATCGCCTGGTACGACGATCACCACCTGGCCCGCCTGCGCACGATCGCGGCACTCCTGGAACGCGGCCACACCCTCACCGGCATCGCGGAACTGGCGGAGGCCCTCGACCACGGCCGCGACATGGCCGCCGTGCTCGGCGTCACCCCCACCGAGGAGGAGCCCGTCCGCCTCACCCCCGAGGAACTCGCCGCCCGCTTCGAGGGCGAGGTCACCCCGGACAACCTCGCGGCCGCGATGGAACTCGGCTACCTCGGCACCGACGGCGACGAGATCGTCCACATCAGCCGCCGCCTCCTGGACGTCTCCTCGGCCCTGGTACGCGAGGGCATCCCCCTCGCAGAGGTCCTCAAGGCAGGCGCCCGCGTCCGCGAACACGCCGACGCCCTGGCAGAGATGTTCGCCGAACTGGTCCTGCACTACGCCCACGAGGACGACCTCCAGCGCCTGCGTCCCCTGGCCCGGAGCGTGGTGGAGGCGGAGCTTTCGCTGGCGCTGGACCGGCGGTTGCGGAAGCCGGACCTGAGCACGGACTGA
- a CDS encoding exodeoxyribonuclease III yields the protein MCRYRARVLTVTSVNVNGLRAAAKKGFVEWLAGTSADVLCLQEVRAEPGQLPEQVRTPDGWHVVHAPAAAKGRAGVSLYTRREPDRVQVGFGSAEFDAAGRYVEVDLPGVTVASLYLPSGEVGTERQDEKLRFMDEFLTYLKALRRRAAADGREVVVCGDWNIAHQRADLKNWRGNQKNSGFLPEEREWLGQVFDAADGGYIDVVRALHPEVEGPYTWWSYRGRAFDNDSGWRIDLAVATPGLAAKAVKAYVERAATHDERWSDHAPVTVVYDL from the coding sequence GTGTGCCGGTATCGTGCCCGCGTGCTCACTGTGACCTCCGTCAACGTCAATGGACTGCGCGCCGCCGCGAAGAAGGGCTTCGTGGAGTGGCTCGCCGGGACCTCCGCCGATGTGCTCTGCCTGCAGGAGGTGCGCGCCGAGCCGGGGCAACTGCCCGAGCAGGTGCGCACGCCCGACGGCTGGCACGTGGTGCATGCGCCGGCCGCCGCCAAGGGCCGCGCCGGCGTCTCCCTCTACACGCGCCGCGAACCCGACCGCGTCCAGGTCGGCTTCGGGTCCGCCGAGTTCGACGCCGCCGGGCGGTACGTCGAGGTCGATCTGCCGGGCGTCACGGTCGCCTCCCTCTATCTCCCCTCCGGCGAGGTCGGCACCGAGCGCCAGGACGAGAAGCTCCGCTTCATGGACGAGTTCCTCACCTATCTGAAGGCGCTGCGCCGACGGGCCGCCGCCGACGGGCGCGAGGTGGTCGTCTGCGGCGACTGGAACATCGCCCACCAGCGGGCCGACCTCAAGAACTGGCGCGGCAACCAGAAGAACTCCGGCTTCCTGCCGGAGGAACGGGAGTGGCTGGGGCAGGTCTTCGACGCGGCGGACGGCGGCTACATCGATGTCGTACGGGCGCTGCATCCGGAGGTGGAGGGGCCGTACACCTGGTGGTCTTATCGGGGGCGGGCCTTCGACAACGATTCAGGTTGGAGGATCGACCTTGCCGTCGCGACGCCGGGACTGGCCGCCAAGGCCGTCAAGGCCTACGTCGAGCGGGCGGCCACGCATGACGAGCGGTGGTCGGACCATGCGCCGGTGACCGTGGTGTACGACCTGTAG